Proteins encoded within one genomic window of Triticum aestivum cultivar Chinese Spring chromosome 2D, IWGSC CS RefSeq v2.1, whole genome shotgun sequence:
- the LOC123049953 gene encoding myb-related protein Zm1, whose amino-acid sequence MGKGRAPCCAKVGLNRGSWTPEEDMRLIAYIHKYGHANWRALPKQAGLLRCGKSCRLRWINYLRPDLKRGNFTVEEEETLIKLHNMLGNKWSKIAACLPGRTDNEIKNVWNTHLKKRVAASAGEQKKGGAKGKKKTTCVDVPAPAPSPSPSSSTTTTTTTTTNCSSGESGEQSNTSNELEFELDKIEIPMLDLGFDLDMLLDTVTNTHCPVISSAPTSTCSSASPPCVVDDDTLLDLPEIDIVPELWSIMDGEGACAETAQAPWSNAAPCHGNGTEASAATADDEDGKEWWLEDLEKELGLWGPIDDYQHQQQPDPQGRVDPLSASVDDPVSCYFQAGPAGAATSAVQGPEASAVLTDIPVGP is encoded by the exons ATGGGGAAAGGCCGGGCACCGTGCTGCGCCAAGGTGGGGCTCAACAGGGGCTCCTGGACGCCGGAGGAGGACATGCGCCTCATCGCCTACATTCACAAGTACGGCCACGCCAACTGGCGCGCCCTACCCAAGCAAGCAG GTTTGCTCCGGTGTGGCAAGAGCTGCCGGCTCCGGTGGATCAACTACCTCCGTCCCGACCTCAAGCGCGGCAACTTCACCGTCGAGGAGGAGGAGACCCTCATCAAGCTGCACAACATGCTCGGCAACAA GTGGTCCAAGATCGCGGCGTGCCTGCCGGGGAGGACCGACAACGAGATCAAGAACGTCTGGAACACGCACCTCAAGAAGCGGGTGGCGGCCAGCGCCGGCGAGCAGAAGAAGGGCGGGGCCAAGGGCAAGAAGAAAACCACCTGCGTCGAcgtgccggcgccggcgccctcgccgtcTCCATCCTCTTCCACCaccacgacaacgacgacgaccacCAACTGCTCCAGCGGCGAGTCCGGCGAACAGAGCAACACCAGCAACGAGTTGGAATTTGAGCTGGACAAGATCGAGATCCCCATGCTCGACCTCGGCTTCGACCTGGACATGCTGCTGGACACCGTCACAAACACACACTGCCCGGTCATCTCGTCGGCGCCGACCTCGACCTGCTCGTCCGCGTCCCCGCCGTGCGTGGTGGACGACGACACGCTGCTCGACCTGCCGGAGATCGACATCGTGCCGGAGCTATGGAGCATCATGGACGGCGAAGGCGCGTGCGCCGAAACGGCGCAGGCCCCGTGGAGCAATGCGGCGCCGTGCCACGGCAACGGGACAGAGGCGAGCGCCGCAACGGCCGACGACGAGGACGGAAAGGAGTGGTGGTTGGAAGATTTGGAAAAGGAGCTGGGCCTGTGGGGGCCCATCGACGACTACCAGCACCAACAACAACCGGACCCGCAAGGTCGCGTGGACCCGCTCTCCGCCAGCGTGGACGACCCTGTGTCGTGCTACTTCCAAGCTGGCCCCGCCGGCGCGGCCACGTCGGCCGTCCAGGGACCCGAAGCCTCTGCAGTTCTCACAGACATCCCCGTGGGTCCATGA